One Halalkalicoccus tibetensis genomic region harbors:
- a CDS encoding helix-turn-helix domain-containing protein, with translation MSATIVEIELPADEFALSRTLSELENVEFEIERFVAQDMDHVMPFVWVTGNDGEAIKECLERDESVDSLERLSELEGEWLYRMEWVERIQTVVQILVEEQGSILAAFGDESGWQLRVLFAQRDALSRTYDYCQDAGLTIDIRSVYRLDDGREGRFGLTDEQQDTLVAAFDSGYFDVPRSITLTDLAADLDISHQALSERLRRGQKSVLKNTVIIGDEDRED, from the coding sequence ATGAGCGCCACGATAGTCGAAATCGAGCTCCCTGCCGACGAGTTCGCCCTTTCGCGGACGCTGTCGGAGCTCGAGAACGTCGAGTTCGAGATCGAACGGTTCGTCGCCCAGGACATGGACCACGTCATGCCGTTCGTCTGGGTGACGGGCAACGACGGGGAGGCGATCAAGGAGTGTCTCGAACGCGACGAGTCCGTGGACAGCCTCGAACGTCTCTCGGAGCTCGAGGGGGAGTGGCTCTACCGGATGGAGTGGGTCGAGCGGATCCAGACGGTCGTCCAGATCCTCGTTGAGGAGCAGGGCTCGATCCTCGCCGCGTTCGGCGACGAGTCGGGCTGGCAGCTCCGCGTTCTCTTCGCCCAGCGCGACGCTCTCTCGCGGACCTACGACTACTGTCAGGACGCGGGTCTCACGATCGACATCCGCAGCGTCTACCGGCTCGACGATGGCCGCGAGGGTCGATTCGGCCTCACCGACGAACAGCAGGACACGCTCGTCGCCGCCTTCGACAGCGGCTACTTCGACGTCCCGCGGTCGATCACCCTCACGGACCTCGCGGCGGATCTCGACATCTCCCATCAGGCCCTCTCCGAACGTCTGCGTCGGGGACAGAAGAGCGTCCTCAAGAACACGGTGATCATCGGCGACGAGGAC